Proteins encoded by one window of Clostridium perfringens:
- the deoD gene encoding purine-nucleoside phosphorylase codes for MSIHIGAKEGQIAETILLPGDPLRAKFIAETFLENPVCYNEVRGMLGYTGTYKGKKISVQGTGMGVPSISIYVNELIRDYGVKNLIRVGTAGGMQEDIKVRDLVLAMSSHTDSAINKVRFNGLDFAPTASFKLLKAAYDTAVEKGYSPKVGSVFTADSFYNDNPEAWKQWAKFGTLAVEMETAALYTLAAKYGVNALTILTISDHLITAEETTSEERQTTFTKMMEVALDAAITL; via the coding sequence ATGAGTATTCATATAGGTGCAAAAGAAGGTCAAATAGCCGAAACAATTTTATTACCAGGAGATCCTTTAAGAGCTAAATTTATAGCTGAAACTTTTTTAGAAAATCCAGTTTGTTACAATGAAGTTAGAGGAATGTTAGGATATACAGGAACATATAAAGGAAAAAAAATATCAGTTCAAGGTACTGGTATGGGGGTTCCTTCAATTTCTATTTACGTTAATGAACTTATAAGAGATTATGGAGTTAAAAATTTAATAAGAGTAGGTACTGCTGGCGGTATGCAAGAAGATATAAAAGTTAGAGATTTAGTTTTAGCAATGTCATCTCATACTGATTCTGCAATAAATAAAGTTAGATTTAACGGTTTAGATTTTGCTCCAACAGCATCATTTAAACTTTTAAAGGCCGCTTACGATACTGCCGTTGAAAAAGGATATTCTCCTAAGGTTGGTAGCGTATTCACAGCTGATAGCTTCTATAATGATAATCCTGAAGCATGGAAACAATGGGCTAAATTTGGTACTTTAGCTGTTGAAATGGAAACTGCAGCTTTATATACCTTAGCAGCTAAGTATGGTGTTAATGCCTTAACAATACTTACTATAAGTGATCATTTAATTACTGCTGAGGAAACTACTAGTGAGGAGCGTCAAACTACCTTCACAAAGATGATGGAAGTTGCTCTTGATGCTGCTATAACTTTATAA
- a CDS encoding DEAD/DEAH box helicase — MNNIKFDDLGLKESLLKAIKDMGFEEPSQIQAESIPVALEGHDIIGQAQTGTGKTAAFGCAIINNADFSGKKKSPKALILAPTRELAIQVNEELVRLGKHEKLSVLPIYGGQPIDRQIRALKNGVDIVVGTPGRVLDLIRRKSLPLNDIGFLVLDEADEMLNMGFIDDLEEIVKSLKTDRQTLLFSATMPPQIKKLARNYMKEDTKHIAIKKSSLTVSKIEQFYFEIKHRDRFETLCRVLDFDEPNAAIIFCKTKKGVDEVVEKMQARGYMVEGMHGDMSQNHRLQTLRKFKEGSLDFLVATDVAARGIDVESVTHVINYDLPQDNESYVHRIGRTGRANREGVAYSLVTPKEYMMLKQIQKHTKSKIIRKAVPTVDEIFQNKHNNIINNVKSTIEEASEDFQKFIPIATQLDEDYSLVDVAAALLKIVFDKESSFDYTSNSIEAPVMDETRLFMSVGRRDGITPKSLVNFLKETARISPKQVGDIDIKENFCFANVDADAVNNIMKKSMGKKLNKRTVNIEVAKKRK; from the coding sequence ATGAACAATATAAAATTTGATGACTTAGGTCTTAAGGAAAGCTTACTTAAAGCTATAAAAGATATGGGATTTGAAGAGCCATCTCAAATACAAGCTGAAAGTATTCCTGTAGCCCTAGAAGGACACGATATAATCGGTCAAGCTCAAACTGGTACTGGTAAAACAGCTGCTTTTGGATGCGCTATAATAAATAATGCTGATTTTTCAGGAAAGAAGAAATCTCCAAAAGCACTTATTTTAGCACCAACTAGAGAGCTTGCTATACAAGTTAATGAAGAACTTGTAAGACTTGGAAAACATGAAAAACTTTCTGTTTTACCAATATACGGTGGTCAACCAATAGATAGACAAATTAGAGCTTTAAAAAATGGTGTTGATATAGTTGTTGGAACACCTGGTAGAGTATTAGATTTAATAAGAAGAAAGAGTTTACCTCTTAACGATATAGGATTCCTAGTGTTAGATGAAGCTGACGAAATGTTAAACATGGGATTCATTGATGATTTAGAAGAAATTGTTAAATCATTAAAAACTGATAGACAAACACTTTTATTCTCTGCTACTATGCCTCCGCAAATAAAGAAATTAGCTAGAAATTACATGAAAGAAGATACTAAGCACATCGCAATAAAGAAAAGTTCTTTAACAGTTTCAAAAATAGAACAATTTTATTTTGAAATAAAACATAGAGATAGATTTGAAACACTTTGTAGAGTTTTAGATTTTGATGAACCAAATGCTGCAATAATTTTCTGCAAAACAAAAAAAGGTGTTGACGAAGTTGTAGAAAAAATGCAAGCTAGAGGATATATGGTTGAAGGTATGCACGGAGATATGAGCCAAAACCATAGACTTCAAACTTTAAGAAAATTCAAAGAAGGAAGCTTAGACTTCTTAGTTGCTACTGATGTTGCAGCTAGAGGAATAGACGTTGAAAGCGTAACTCACGTTATAAACTACGATCTACCACAAGACAATGAAAGTTATGTACATAGAATCGGAAGAACAGGTAGAGCTAACAGAGAGGGAGTTGCTTATTCTTTAGTTACTCCAAAAGAATATATGATGCTTAAACAAATACAAAAGCATACTAAGAGTAAAATAATAAGAAAAGCTGTACCTACAGTTGATGAAATATTCCAAAATAAACATAATAACATAATAAATAATGTAAAATCTACTATAGAAGAAGCTTCAGAAGATTTCCAAAAGTTTATTCCAATAGCTACTCAATTAGATGAAGATTATAGCTTAGTAGATGTTGCAGCTGCTCTTTTAAAAATAGTATTTGATAAAGAATCTTCTTTTGATTACACTTCAAATTCTATAGAAGCTCCTGTAATGGACGAAACTAGATTATTTATGTCTGTTGGAAGAAGAGATGGTATAACTCCTAAATCTCTTGTTAACTTCTTAAAAGAGACTGCTAGAATAAGCCCTAAGCAAGTTGGAGATATAGACATAAAAGAAAACTTCTGCTTTGCTAACGTTGATGCTGATGCAGTAAATAATATAATGAAAAAATCAATGGGTAAAAAACTTAACAAAAGAACTGTTAATATAGAAGTTGCTAAAAAAAGAAAATAA
- a CDS encoding zinc ribbon domain-containing protein — translation MDKLRESITGVGHNIYSFYKRVKDKIIKEKDPKVIIICVIALALIIVFLYGNVSSKKRDVIEQLSNSLSKGNERALMNLIEDGNKNSGITKEELIPYIDFFKADKSRINKLVSSLENGDEIYSTKLESKKSFWGEKWYVVIQKKKLIVASNFPEASVYLNGNFIGTTNTSRTLEIPNLIPGVYDLKIEKKAYNSNLVEEKNIVFMDNNKIDIPLNGTLVTVKSSFDDSNVYINGEDSGIKVKDFKDVGPFPKDGSTYLTIKCNTPWGEIDSQKFYIEDHPEINIELDLKDTIIKEDVEKVVKEFYSSVFQALNSEDKNDIRNAKDEVKDNIYNTLSQKYFLLKNDYDISDLKIKMENSSIERNHGVYEASIVVNVSYKIKKKILGIDVKSESMEKNFFTNMKYENGKWIVYNVQDFSLPGLEEE, via the coding sequence ATGGATAAATTGAGAGAGAGTATTACAGGGGTAGGTCATAACATTTATAGCTTTTATAAAAGAGTAAAGGATAAAATTATAAAAGAAAAGGATCCTAAGGTAATAATAATTTGTGTTATTGCTTTAGCCTTAATTATAGTATTTCTATATGGTAATGTTAGTAGTAAAAAGAGAGATGTAATTGAACAATTATCTAATTCCTTAAGCAAAGGAAATGAAAGAGCTTTAATGAACTTAATAGAAGATGGAAATAAAAATTCTGGAATAACAAAAGAGGAGTTAATACCATATATTGATTTTTTTAAAGCGGATAAAAGTAGAATTAATAAGTTAGTTTCTTCTTTAGAAAATGGGGATGAGATATACTCTACAAAATTGGAGTCTAAAAAAAGTTTTTGGGGAGAAAAATGGTATGTTGTAATACAAAAAAAGAAACTTATTGTGGCATCTAATTTCCCGGAAGCTAGTGTGTATTTAAATGGTAATTTTATAGGTACAACTAATACTAGTAGAACTTTAGAAATACCTAACTTAATACCAGGAGTCTATGATCTTAAGATTGAAAAGAAAGCATATAATTCTAATTTAGTAGAAGAAAAAAATATTGTTTTCATGGATAATAATAAGATAGACATACCTTTAAATGGAACCTTAGTCACAGTTAAGAGTAGTTTTGATGATAGTAATGTATATATAAATGGAGAGGACTCGGGTATAAAGGTAAAAGATTTTAAGGATGTTGGTCCTTTCCCAAAGGATGGTTCAACTTACTTAACTATAAAATGCAACACTCCTTGGGGAGAGATAGATAGCCAAAAGTTTTATATAGAAGATCATCCAGAAATAAATATAGAATTAGATTTAAAAGATACAATCATAAAAGAAGATGTTGAAAAAGTTGTAAAGGAATTTTATAGTAGCGTATTTCAGGCTTTAAATTCAGAGGATAAAAATGATATAAGAAATGCTAAGGATGAAGTTAAGGATAATATATATAATACATTAAGTCAAAAATATTTTCTTTTAAAGAATGACTATGATATAAGCGATCTTAAAATTAAGATGGAAAATAGTTCAATAGAACGAAATCATGGTGTTTATGAAGCTAGTATTGTAGTTAATGTTTCTTATAAGATAAAAAAGAAAATATTAGGAATAGATGTTAAAAGTGAATCAATGGAAAAAAACTTTTTCACAAATATGAAGTATGAAAATGGAAAATGGATAGTTTATAATGTACAAGACTTTTCATTACCAGGATTAGAAGAAGAGTAA
- a CDS encoding exonuclease domain-containing protein — protein sequence MDFVAIDFETANEKRNSACSIGLTVVKDNKIVEEKYFLIKPCEMRFQPMNIWIHGIRPEDVENERTFNEIWEEIKDYIDGNLVIAHNAAFDISVLRKTLDFYDIPYPDFEYACTVVMAKNYYKSLPNHKLGTVSEALGFEFSHHHAGEDARACANILLNICKDLDIESVEELSDKLAIRIGAVYENGYKSSGRKGECKYSSNLRLKEKKKEGEISLKCKNVVFTGPLSSMSRGEAIGNVIRCGGFVSSSVSKKTNYLITGIRDLNKLKENEKSIKLKKAENLIKENFDIKIINEEEFLSIIE from the coding sequence ATGGATTTTGTTGCAATAGACTTTGAAACTGCTAATGAGAAAAGAAATAGTGCGTGTTCTATTGGATTGACTGTTGTTAAGGATAATAAAATTGTTGAAGAAAAATATTTTTTAATAAAGCCTTGTGAAATGAGATTTCAGCCCATGAATATATGGATACATGGAATTAGACCAGAGGATGTTGAAAATGAGAGAACTTTTAATGAAATATGGGAAGAAATAAAGGATTACATAGATGGAAATTTAGTAATAGCTCATAATGCAGCTTTTGATATTAGCGTTCTTAGAAAAACTTTAGATTTTTATGATATACCTTATCCAGACTTTGAATATGCCTGTACAGTAGTTATGGCAAAGAATTATTATAAATCATTACCAAATCATAAATTAGGAACTGTAAGTGAAGCTTTAGGATTTGAATTTTCTCATCACCATGCAGGGGAAGATGCAAGGGCTTGTGCTAACATATTACTTAATATATGCAAAGATTTAGATATAGAATCAGTTGAAGAGCTTTCAGATAAGCTTGCCATAAGAATAGGTGCTGTTTATGAAAATGGATATAAGTCTTCTGGAAGAAAGGGAGAATGCAAATATTCAAGTAATTTAAGACTTAAAGAAAAGAAGAAAGAGGGAGAAATATCTTTAAAATGTAAAAATGTAGTTTTTACAGGGCCTTTAAGTTCTATGTCTAGAGGAGAAGCCATAGGAAATGTAATAAGGTGTGGTGGTTTTGTCTCAAGTTCTGTAAGTAAAAAGACAAATTACTTAATTACAGGAATTAGAGATTTAAATAAATTAAAAGAAAATGAAAAGAGTATTAAATTAAAAAAAGCAGAAAATTTAATAAAAGAAAATTTCGATATTAAGATAATAAATGAAGAGGAATTTTTATCTATAATAGAATAA
- a CDS encoding sugar phosphate isomerase/epimerase family protein yields the protein MEVGISSACFYPDFELEKSFKIMKELDFNTGELFLNTYYEYSDDFVKKLIEEKEKNNFNIKSVHFFSSMYEPYLFDQYERRRKDSLEVFKNICKATNKLGAFSYTFHGMRKQEFNTINKKEILDIYNELAYIARENNIYLSQENVSWCMSSDIEFLKYLKNNIKYDIKFTCDIKQAYKSNENPLHYIDIMGKDLVNFHINDRDEKSICLLPGKGRVNYKPIIEKLKTLDYKGPLIIEVYRDNFKTYEELKDVKDFIEKKLLV from the coding sequence TTGGAAGTTGGAATTTCTTCAGCATGTTTTTATCCAGATTTTGAATTGGAAAAATCATTTAAAATAATGAAAGAATTGGATTTTAATACAGGAGAATTATTTTTAAATACTTATTATGAGTATAGTGATGATTTTGTAAAGAAATTAATTGAGGAAAAAGAGAAAAATAACTTTAATATAAAATCAGTACATTTTTTTTCATCTATGTATGAACCTTATTTATTTGATCAATATGAGAGAAGAAGAAAAGATTCTTTAGAGGTTTTTAAGAATATATGCAAAGCTACTAATAAATTAGGAGCTTTTTCATATACCTTTCATGGTATGAGAAAACAAGAGTTTAATACTATTAATAAGAAGGAAATTTTAGATATATATAATGAATTAGCTTATATAGCAAGAGAAAATAATATATATTTATCTCAAGAAAATGTTTCCTGGTGTATGTCTTCAGATATAGAATTTTTAAAGTATTTAAAAAATAACATAAAATATGATATTAAATTTACCTGTGATATAAAACAAGCATATAAAAGTAATGAAAATCCTCTCCATTATATTGATATCATGGGGAAGGATTTAGTTAATTTTCATATAAACGATAGAGATGAAAAAAGTATTTGTTTACTTCCAGGTAAGGGGAGAGTAAATTATAAACCTATCATTGAAAAACTAAAAACTTTAGATTATAAAGGACCATTAATAATAGAAGTTTATAGGGATAATTTTAAAACTTACGAAGAATTAAAAGATGTTAAAGATTTTATAGAAAAAAAACTACTAGTATGA